The Thalassomonas actiniarum genome contains the following window.
CTGCAAAGACATTGACCTGGCCGCCATCGGGGTCATGTTTACAATCGACGATTTCATTAAACAAGCGCTGCTGTTCATCGCTTATTTCCTGTAATCCCTTGAAACTACCGGAGACTCCGGAAACGGCATCACTGAGCACGGTACTGGTACGCCTGACTTCGTTGCCTATGACCTCTACTTCCTGCGACAGGGATTTATTCAAATCCGTCAGCACCGACCGTATCCTTAGCTGCTCGCTTGGCTGCAGATTTGGCTGCTTAGCCGTTTGCCCTATGTCTTGCTGCGCGCCAGGCGGCCCGGGTGATAACACTTTTTGCAGCAAACTATTACGCAATGTCAGAGCAAACAGGGCTAGCAAGTTGATTAACAATAAAATATCAAGAAAGACCTGCCCGGTAAAAAAGACATTGAGCAAGGCAAGTACCACGCCAAAAATCCCGACAATGGATAAAGACAGAGTAGAAAACAGTGCTTGAGGTAATAACTTATTCATTGACATTTAATACCTCCTTCATCTGGCCTCGTTTAAGCAAAGCAAAATCAAGCAAAGTAGCGGCGATGTCCCCCAGCGGATACTGCTCGGTATGGGCATTAAGGGCATAGGCTTTTCCCGGCATGCCCCATACCAAGCTGCTCGCCTGGTTTTGGATCAGGGTCCTGGCCCCTTGTTGCTTTAAATTTAACATGCCGCGGGCACCATCCTGGCCCATACCGGTGAGCAACACCGCCTGGACATTGCCGGCAACAGGCACCAGGGAGTCAAACAAAACATCCACCGCCGGCTTATGTCGGTTTACTTCGGGAGAGTCTTCAAGCAAACAAAATAAAACCCCACCTCTTTGCTCTATTTTCAGATGTTTATCCCCCGGTGCAATATAGACATTGCCCGGATGAACTTTTTGCCCGTGGCGGGCTTCCTGTACTGCCATTGGGCAGCAGGCATTAAGACGGTTAGCAAAACGCGCACTGAAGGTCACGGGAATATGCTGGGTGATCACCACGGCAGGGGATGTGGGTGGCAGACACATCAAAATACTTTTAATGGCTTCCGTGCCTCCGGTGGAAGCCCCGATGGCAATCAGGTGGTTTCGTCGTCCACTGCCGGCAAAAGGCAGCTCCCGAAGATCTTGCTTTGCCGTTAAACTCTTGCTCAGTTTCAGGTTTTTTAAATTAATACCTGCCGCATCTTTGAGCTTGGTTACCAGGGTTTGTCTGAAACTGTCCCGCTCTGCCATTAACGCCTCGACATCGGGCTTAGTGATATAATCTACGGCACCGGTTTCCAGGGCAGCTAACGTGGTATCGGCCCCTTTGGTGGTCAGGGTCGATAACATCACCACAGGCATAGGACGCAGCCGCATCAGATTAGCAAGAAAAGTCAAGCCATCCATTTTCGGCATTTCCACATCCAGGGTTAAGACATCGGGATTGAGCTGCTTGATTTTCTCCCGGGCGTCATAGGGATCTTCAGCTTCCCCGACCACCTCAATCTCACTCTCCTGTGCCAATATCGAGGTGAGGATATTACGTATCGTAATTGAATCATCCACTACTAACACTTTGATCTTGTTCATTTAGTAATGTCCTTTACTAAAGTGCTCAATGCCGGTTTCAGCTCAGGCACTAAAACAGTTCAATATCTCCACCCACTGCCTGATGGTCGATTTTATATTTATAATCTCTTTCCCTGCGCACTATGGTATCGTTATGCAAATTATCAAGACGTTTCATATAAACCTTACCCGTGCCCGGTTCAAAAATGACTTTGCGCGGATAATCCCCCCCGAGATCGGCATTATCGATACGGATATTTTCATCCTTGAGATAACCCAGGACAAAATCAATATTGCTTTGCCCGACATCCGACATTTGCTTTAACACCTTACCGCCGCCAAACACCTTGGCGCGAAAATTACACCGTCGCCCGCCATGGCTTAAAATCTTGTTGATCAGGTGCTCCATCGCATAATTGCCATAGCGGGTGGCATCACAAATTCGCTTTCTTTGTCCCCAATTGACCTCTGCCGCTTCTTTTAGGGTATGGGGCAGCATAAAGTGGTTCATGCCGCCCATCCCGGTGCGCGTATCCCGGATACAGGCCGCAATACAAGAACCTAAGGTGGTAGCGATGGCAATATTTTCCGTGGTGATGTAAAACTCACCGGGTAATATTTTCGCGACCACCATTTGCCTTTGCCGATCCCAATAATGATTAATATGGGTAAATTCGGGCAAACATTTATGCAGGCACTCCTCTACTTCCACTTTCACCACACTAGCCACAATCACTACACCACTTGAGCTTGTGCTGATATCACGGGTTTACGAAAAATGGTTCGGCCGACATTGTCAAAATCACTTTGAAACGAACCTAAATTTTCGCTATGACCGAGGATCAATAAACCCCCGGGT
Protein-coding sequences here:
- a CDS encoding protein-glutamate methylesterase/protein-glutamine glutaminase, which encodes MNKIKVLVVDDSITIRNILTSILAQESEIEVVGEAEDPYDAREKIKQLNPDVLTLDVEMPKMDGLTFLANLMRLRPMPVVMLSTLTTKGADTTLAALETGAVDYITKPDVEALMAERDSFRQTLVTKLKDAAGINLKNLKLSKSLTAKQDLRELPFAGSGRRNHLIAIGASTGGTEAIKSILMCLPPTSPAVVITQHIPVTFSARFANRLNACCPMAVQEARHGQKVHPGNVYIAPGDKHLKIEQRGGVLFCLLEDSPEVNRHKPAVDVLFDSLVPVAGNVQAVLLTGMGQDGARGMLNLKQQGARTLIQNQASSLVWGMPGKAYALNAHTEQYPLGDIAATLLDFALLKRGQMKEVLNVNE
- the cheD gene encoding chemoreceptor glutamine deamidase CheD — its product is MVASVVKVEVEECLHKCLPEFTHINHYWDRQRQMVVAKILPGEFYITTENIAIATTLGSCIAACIRDTRTGMGGMNHFMLPHTLKEAAEVNWGQRKRICDATRYGNYAMEHLINKILSHGGRRCNFRAKVFGGGKVLKQMSDVGQSNIDFVLGYLKDENIRIDNADLGGDYPRKVIFEPGTGKVYMKRLDNLHNDTIVRRERDYKYKIDHQAVGGDIELF